The Callithrix jacchus isolate 240 chromosome 7, calJac240_pri, whole genome shotgun sequence DNA window ccagtgccaggattataggcataagccaccatgccccgtcTCTCACACTTTTTTAAAGCTATATATGAAAGTATTCAAACATTTACTCTTCCTAGAGCTACAAAGTTCAATGATGTTGTAAATGGTTTCTGCCTATCAATTTGGTTTGTTCAAATTAAATATTACTTGACTGACTCACAGAGGGAGTGGCCTGACTTGCTGTTCTGAGTCAGAAAATACCCTGTTCAGCAGTTCGaaactatttttcatttataaaggtATTCTAAAATGCCAGCCATTTCCAGCTATGACATCTGTTGCCCTAGTAGAAAGATCTTAGTGGTAATAATACTTTGAATCTGTAGttcaatttataattaaaaaagtGCTTTCACATGTTATTTTCTCATGCCTTCTGATTTAAGTGTCCCACACAGCTCAACAGAGAAACTTTCATATAGTAACAAGTTCTAGTTCACTCTTGGCCCCAgtaaatatattctctttttccaaaaaataaaaaacataaaaggcTGCTGCATTTCTTTAATCAGACTTCCCTCACCCAGACATATCCCAGGTGCCTCATAAAAACTGTCTCAAAGCACACACCCATGGGCCCCAAGAGACTTGCAAGGCAGACTCTCCTCCCACATAAAAGCCTAGCTTGGGCCCCAAAGAGCCTCCAGTCAGCATCTCCTAAATGATCCCCTTGCCTCCAGCCATTCAGTCTTCTCCATTAGTTTTAACAGCTCTCCTAAGTACAAGCTGGTAGGTCATCGTGTGGATGAGAAACCTCAATATAAGACGAGCTACTGAGATAGTGATATGATGTATTGGAAAAATCAAGGGCTTTAGAGTCGAAGACCTGGATTTTTTAATCCAGCACTAATTCTTATTATTTGTGTGACCtgggacaagttacttaaccttttgaGTTTCTGTATCTCTTCATCTCACCACAGTAAATCCATGGGAGCTCATGACTGTATCCCTAGTGCCTGGCAAACAGAATTGATTCAAGTAAGCCAAATGGATACAAATGAAGACATCTACCACTTTTCTCCTAGTTGTGAGAACTAAATGAGTATAAAAAGCACCTGCAGCACACTGGGCAATTAATACTAATTAATCCCCTCCCTCGATAAATAGTTACTAtttactatttcttatttttttgagacagggtctcactggctcactgcagctttcacttcctgggctcacacaattctctcacctcagcctcctccaggaTAGCctgaactacaggcacacagaaccacacctggcaaattatatattttttgtagaaacattgtttcaccatgttgcccaggctggtctcaaactcctgggctcaaagcgatcctcctgcctcagcctcccaaagtgctaggattacaggcaggagccacctcacccagccaaaaaaTATAACTTCTGACTTTTAAATACACATCAATAATTTTGCCTGTAATTCTATTATGCTCACTGTCAAAAGGACCAccctcatgcctgtaaacccaacactttgagaggccaaggcaggtggatcactggaggtcaggagttcgacaccagcctggccaacatggaaactcttctctactaaaaatacaaagattagccaggtgtggtggtacacacttgtattctcagctacttgagaggttggtcagactggtcttgaagtgatccacccatgttagcctcctaaagtgctgggattaatggcatgagccaccgcacccagctaagagacattatttttaaattaacataatttttaagattatACCAGgataggtgtgatggctcatgcctgtaatccaagcactttggaggccaaggcgggcggatcacctaaggtcaggagttcaagaccagcctgaccaacatggtgaaaccctgtctttaaaaaaaaaaaaaaaaaggccgggcgcggtggctcaagcctgtaataccagcactttgggaggccgaggcgggtggatcacgaggtcaagagatcgagaccatcctggtcaacatggtgaaaccccatctctactaaagatacaaaaaattagctgggcatggtggcgcgtgcctataatcccagctactcaggaggctgaggcagaagaattgcctgaacccaggaagcggaggttgcggtgagccgagattgcgccattgcactccagcctgggtaacaaaagcgaaactccatctcaaaaaaaaaaaaagattataccaAAGTGAGCCAGgctcagtagctcacacctataattccagcactttagaaggcagaggcaggcggataaagaggtcaagagatggagaccatcctggccaacatggtgaaactctgtctctactaaaaatacaaaatagctgggcatggtggtgcccacctgtagtcccagctactcgggaggctgaggcaaaagaatcacttgaaaccgggaggcagaggatgcaatgagccgagattgtgccactgcactccagcctggtgacagagtgagactctgtctcaaaaagaagaagaaaaaaaaaagattatatccAAGTGTAAAATCCCTATCAAGGTCCTACTCTTCATCAAGAATCTCAACTTTTACAACACAAGAATGGGAAAAGTTCATGACAGTAATTAGTCCATCCACTGTGAAACTTAAAAATGTCAAGATCAGAATACCAGCAAACAATTTCTCACCATCTTCACCAATACAATAGTGTGCTGGCAAGTGATTCTGAAGACCTGATAATGTGTCATTCTGCATCCTTAATTTCCTTGCACACTCAGCAAGGCATAACCACTCACTTCCCTCTGAAACTACTCTCCATTACAGAGCATGACAGCAAGTACCATATTCCAACTCAGCAGTGGTTGTAGTTTGGTGACTCCAGACAGACAAGCATTGGCTTAATGCCTACAGTGATGCTAGAACTGCTAGTCATTGCAAATTTCTTGACAAATTCCAGAAAATAATCAACTAGCCTACAGTTCAATTTACCTAACAATAAAATACTGTTCACCTGAAAAACTAGCAGTTCTTTACAAAAGTTTATGCTTCTTAACACTTCACAGGCAAGAGTGTAGgatcctgggcaacagacaaaCTTCTTTTCATCAGCTCTCTGGTCCCCTAGACAAGAATGGGATAGCATTCTTGACAAACTTGGAAATTTACTTTGAAGTCATGAaacttgggagaaaaaaatttatagaacaacaaaaaaccacatCACATCCTTTCTGGGGGAAAAGTGAAAATCCCAGAGCCAGAAGATCATAGTGCCGCTGGAAGAGACTTACACCCCGTTTCCTCATACTTGAACCTAAGGACCCAGGGACAAGATCCTCCTGGAAAGAACTCCCTAACCCAACATACCAGGGTTCACTATCGCCACACACAAAGACCAAGGGGAAGAGCCTCCAGAATGCCTGCTCACACACTGGACACACGCGGGCACACCCTGCCacactcctgcctctgccacgcACCTTCTCCCCGACACACACCACGTTCTCCCCCCACACTCCAGCTCTCTACCACTCTCTCAACTCTCGCCTCCCCCACTTACTCACACTCATTCTACTCCCACCCCTCAAACCCACACGCTCCCCGCACACCCATACCCTCCCCTGCCCTCACCCACACTCTCCCAACATCGACAATGCCCCCCGACCCTCTCCCCCGCCCCGCGCTCCCACTACTCTCCCCCACAGCCTAGTACGGACACTCAGCCCTGTCTCCCACACACGCCCTCCCTTCACCAACTCACACTCTCCTCCACGCTCGCACAGCTCTCTACCTCTTCCACACACACGAGCCCGCCCTTCTCTCACTCACCCTCGCTCCCCCGCCCCGGCCCGGCTCGGCCCTCCTTCCGGGGACGTGTCTCGGGCCTGCACTAATGGCTGCGGCGCCTCCCGCCCTCCCCTTCCCCGAGGCCCCCGGCGCCGGCGCAGGGGCCGCCCGGGAGGGGCGCACTCACGCTGGCGAGCTGGGGACTGGGCATTGAAGTCCGGCTGCGGCGGGAGCGAGGAGGCGCCTCTCTCCTCAGTCacctcggcggcggcggcggcggcggtagcggtggcggcggcggcgacgaCTCCCCCCCAGCCTCGGCGCGCGACACCCGGCCCggcccggcggcggcggcggcggcggcggcgcgtcTCCACGAGTCcgtcttgctgctgctgctgcggcCGCCGCTGCGTCTCCTGCTGCCGCCGCTGCCCCCACTGCCACCGCTGCCCTGTGGCGTCGCCTCGCGCAGTGCCTGGCCGCCGCTGCCGCTCCAGCCGCTCCCGGACGGACGACGGTTACAGCCTGGCCGATCGCGCCGCCGCCACCAGCGCTGCGCGCGCAGCCGGAACCAGCTCCCGCCGCCGCCCCTCAGGGGGCGCTGCGGGGCGCGGCGCGCGGGGCCGCCGGCCCGCCCTCCGCTCTTGCTGACTGGCTGGCCCGCCGGCTCGCGGGCGGTTGGACCCGCCCACCTGCCCCGCGGGGCGCTGACCCACTGCCCTGGGCGCCTCCCCCGCTCCTCCTCCTTGTGGTTCGTTCCGCTCAGCACTGCAGGCTACGGAAGGCGCGTCCATGTGACCCAGGAGGGAGGGCAGAACGTGGCCTGGGGAGTTGCTCGCCCACGCTGCTCCCCGCCCATCCGCACCTGGGCTGGGTCGAGGGCCAGTAGCCGAGGTGTGACCCGCAAGGTCGAAGGGCTCTTTCCCGCTCCCAGGCCTTCAGGCCTGGGGCCAGATCCTGATGGGACGGGGCGGCCACCGAGTGCTGTGCTTGGGGATTTCCAACTCAGAAGTAGGAACCTGGGCAGCTCAGTTCTTGGCTGCTCTTCCTGGAGGCCCCAGATAAATGGCGTGTGCATCTTCGCGAAAGACATTTCTAtgccacccccccccccactctGCCCACAAGACACACACGCAACCTAAGAACGGTCCCTGACAAGCCAGAATTCAGACTTTCAGGATATAGGATCGTGGAAAAGTGATTCCCTCTCTCCAAGTATTATCAACTATTGAATGGAAATAATCAGCTACCTCATGAGCTCTTTCGGGATCAACAATAACGTATTAAAACGCTGGAGAAAGGCCgggagtggtagctcacacctgtaatcccagcactttgggaggccgaggcggacagatcacaaggtcagagtttaagaccagtatgaccaacatggtgaaaccatgtctctactaaaaatacaaaaattagccgggagtggcggcacaagtctgtaattccagctactcgggaggctgaggcaggagaatcacttgaacccgggaggcagaggttgcagtgagccaagcaaaatcaggccactgcactccagcatgggcgacagagcaagattccatctcaaagggaaaaaagaaagaaagaaaagaaaaaatgcttcaGAAAGAGGAGACCTTGAATTTCAAGGTTTCCAACCTAAGGTCACCTTTAACACTAAGATTATAGTAGAGATTCTCAAATGGAAAGGTTTTTGCCTCTTGCATTTGGAAGCTAGCCAGAAATTCTTTGCCAGATCATGTGTCCTGAGTTTTGGTTTGGAAAATGTGGTCACCAGTGAGCTAGGAAGCTGGTTTGGGCCACGGCCAGATGGCAGGCAAAGCGCGACATTGGAGGCTGGCTTGATAGGAAGGGGGATGCTCCCCATCTCCTCCTGAGAATTGTGGGTTGGGGAGAGTCTGCTCCTTCTGTCCACCCCTGGGAAGTCTTGCCTACCCAGAACTGGCACCTATCTAGGAAGAAATGAAGCTGTCCCTTGGTGCTTCTCCCCCaactcaccaccacatccaggttCATCCAGCCCTGCAGGGAGAAGCAGTGGTCTGTCATCATTAGACTTTCCCCACAAGGTAGACTTGGGGCATTGCTTCTGACCAGAGGGCTTCCATTAGAGcttaacagaaaaaagaaaggtcttATGACTCAGCTGCATCAAGCCACAGCACAGAATCCAGGATGTTCACCACCATCAGGTGGCCCAGGAGAGGGTATTCTAGGGCAAGGCTGGCTAGCAGAGCTGTGTGGGAGGTGAGAGGCCTTCAGGAGCAAGAAGGGATGCAGATCAGTAGCAAGGCCCTTGGGTGAGGAGCACAGTCTGAGCTATCACTTGCCTTCCGCCTGCCTCCAGCAAGCAGCATTTTCTACTTCCTGGAAATATAGACAGATTTGAAACAAAAAGCTACCTCCTGTGCAAAACTTTTGCTGTGTCTATGGATTATTGATTCTTCTGATAAAATTGCAAAACACCTTATGCAATCCTCTATCATAGCACTTAACATGATATTGTAATTGCCTATTTTCAGAGTCTCCTCTGCTTAGATGGATCTATTCTGGGCAATCTAGcagattgtttgtttgtttgttttaatctaaTAGATTGAGCAAGTCAATGACACTTCCCTCCACCTAGCTCTCCTTCTAgcccttaaataaaataatttaataacaaCATTAAcaacataaagataaaaataatggccccaggcctgtaatcttagca harbors:
- the LOC128932618 gene encoding uncharacterized protein LOC128932618 isoform X2, with translation MLSHSCLGDQRADEKKFVCCPGSYTLACEVLRSINFCKELLVFQVFRWNIRCTFMAILSVRADFCQAQHSVFADK